The nucleotide window ctcgtaatccaaggttccacggTATTTGGATTTATATGACTGCATGCAAAACACTATGTTTAGTGTTAACCTTTTCCTTTAAACAAGCCATTGCATCATACCTATCATTCAGTCACTCAAATTAGGGAGGTGTGATCAATTTGCAGAATATAAAAACACCTGAACTGGTTGGGagatttattatacatttttaacagttattattattattatgatttgaaaaaataatagaGAGTTTATGAACTTGACAGAGTTTAATCAGTCTGATCGCTGTGAGCATTTCTCTTGTCCAGAGAGATCTGTATCTTCTGCAGTttatatcttactgtatgtgtgttcagctgctgtggttgtgctaacagtgtgtggaaatctgctcgtcatcatctctgttttttacttcaagcagcttcacacaccgACTAACCTGCTTGTGCTCTCTCTGGCTGTGTCAGACTTACTTGCTGGAATTTTTGTAATGCCACCAATGTTAATCTGGACTATTGAGTCATGCTGgatttttgggatttttttttgcaccatctACTGGCTGATTAGTTTTACCTTTACAATATCAACCTTTACTGTTGCACAGATTGCTGTAGATCGTTATTTGTTTCTGTCAAAGCCCTTTTTATATATGAACATTGTCTCTCTAAAAATCACTCGtgttgtaattattttaaattggtgTGTGGTGGTGGGCTACAGCATAGCAGTCCCTTATTTCAATGGAAACTTCTCTGGTTCTGTAATGTGTCCTGGAGAGTGTTTTCTCTATCTAAATGAAGTTTGGTCTGTAATTGATCTTgtgtattcatttatatttccactttctgTTATAATCATATTCTATACTCTGGTTTTTGTGattgctaagaaacatgccactgctatcagagagcttaataatcacacacgacctaaaacacagaaaatcacctcacactcaatgaaatctgagagaaaagcagctaaagtcctcGGCATTTTAGTGTTTGTGTTCATAATGTGTTTACTTCCatactttatttacagtttattggGCAACGTTATTGAACTACAGAGAGAAACCTTTCAGAAACTCCTAATCTTGGTTTCTTTAAACTCCACCATTAATCCAGTTATTTATGCTCTGTTTTACCCGTGGTTTAGGAggtgcattaaaataattataagttTTCAAATACTTCAGACAGACTCCGCTTTAATTAATGTTCTTTTATAGAAGTCTTTTTCActcttataataatttaaagttacattttaagtcTAGTGTGATGGATTATTGCACTGTATTTTCTaatagcaactttttttttttttttagttatttggaAAAGAAATCAAGAACaacagtgtaataaaataatttactacAAAAAATGACAGGATTTATAGCttaaaagaataattaaattACTTACCACGTAAATATAAATGATGAATATCAATGAATGTTAAGAATGTCATGAATACtacaaatacaatacaatacaaatatttCTATGAAActctaatattattaatattttcttctGGTAAAATGGAATAGCgtcatgtaataataaaaactatacagtataatgttaattgggtaatgttttttttttgtacatgagCAAAATTCAAATATAAAGACAGATTTCATCCTTAGTTTACAAGTAGTTAAGTAAAGTGTTTTAATTGAAAGCTGaattagggttttttttacagtacacacaaactTTCTTAAACCCAAGGTCAATTTACACCAGCATAATAATATAccagtttttaaaaagcattttaaggAAACTCATGCCTCTGCCCCCGTTAGCCTTGTTGtccaaaattaattaattaattaatttatttatttattgtaaactgTTATCAGTCAGTTAAAATCACATAATCAAcgacatttaacattttacatttggCTAACAGGGTTTTAGTTGCTGGGTTGCCGCTGGGAGACTCTTAGCAGAAGATCATTTCTTGTATGATATTCTTCTCTAAGAAATACTTAGCAAGAGCTTTAGCTGCCAGTAAGTGGGGTTCACACGGTATTATATGAGTATCTCTTGGTgtattttccaaaaaaatatgtatttttacagACTTGCCTGTCCCAGCTAATGGTACAGTTATGCAGCAAAGgaaaagcataaataaatcattatttaaaacctttgttaTTTACTTTTCACACAAAATTTACACAGTTTTAACTGTGAATTGCTTTATGTGTGCTTTATTtctgattttgtaaaaaaaaaatatttataaaaaaataaataattaatctcATAAGTAAAGAGAGTAGAGAAAGATTAAAACTAAAATAGAACTGTGTATGgttcatttgtattttttgttatacACAGTTGCAGTAATAAACACTTAAATGTTtacttaaacatttaacataattaatgtttgaattttaattACTATTTTATCTTTACCAATACAAATTTACACATTGCCACTTCCAGAAAAGCAGCAGGCCATCATCAAACATAAGACAACACCACCTGCCCAAGATAGTGATGCTCCTTTTCAGATGAGCTGAAAAACTTCTGATACTAGAGATGGGCTTATAAGTAAATTATGTGAAGGAAACGTTAATTATAGAAGATAATTATTAGAATAGATTAGAATGGTGACTTGTCTTGTTCCTAGATTGTGTGAAGTGTATTAGACCATATGCAGACAAGAAGATAGGCGCTGGCGTGAAAGAGAGAGGCACCGAGCTGCAGCCATGTGGCATGTATGGTTACTATAATTCAACAAGTTACTGTAtgctcaaaataaaatttagtacATGGTTTTAGAAATTCGGTTTGATTGACCCTCTAAATGTATCTGCATGGTCCTGCCATagatgaaaagtctgaataaaGGGATTGTTGCCAGGAATACCATTTAAGCcagataatataatataaatacaacCTTAAATATGGAGGGACTGAATAGTTTAATGAAATAATGGCGAGCATGTGTATATAAGATTACTGAGTCATTTATTTTGAGGTGAATGAACAAAAATGCCACACTGCCATAAGCAAAGGCATTGTCTAATGCACAAAAGGACAAATAAGATCAAGCCTGTGGCTGTGTAAGTTGCTgtgcatggtttttttttttgtttgtttgttttttttaaattatttttaatcataacATCTCTATGGGATACAAACCACATAACACCAATAATAGTACAGTGTCATTTTATTGTCAGTAAACTgccattttaaatttatattgcagAATGGATAtgcatggtaaaaaacacaATGTGTCACAATATCCAAGTGCTGTGATGGGTTTGCTCTTTATTACAAGTACACTTatgcatttctatttaaataacacatttgAGTATGCAAAAAATGTAACAGGAACAGCCTCTTAGTAAGCACAGAGTGAGCTCTTTTGCAAATATATGATGAAATCAACTGGCAAATATCGCAGCTAAGTAAATTGCCCTGTTTTTACATTAGGGTGCGAAAAGAGAAACATAATTGTTAGTAGAATTGGGACATTTGTACTTTGATGTActataaagtacagtataaggGTCTACTGCCCCTGCCTCATAACATCTCAGTGAGACAAAGAGGTTTATCACAAGGAAGCATGAGCACAGCACACAGGCTGTTTTGTGCAAGGATTATAAAAGGTTGTCTCTTAAATGAAGACATTATTATATGGgagcaaattaaattaataattatttgaattatatcagcctttaaaaaatttgaaatttaatcACTGTGGAACAGGGAAGTGGACGTCTTCGATACCGGCTCCCAGTGAGTCTTGTAGAATACAAAACACACCTGCAGGAGAAAGTGCTTCACTGTGATGGCGGAGGGCAGCGGCCCTGTAAGTGCACCTGCAGTCTGTTACACTAATTATATAATGAGAacctctgctgaaaaaaaaaaatgactcacgccactggctgatgtggTGGACGTACATCTGAAGatcacgtactggacacagtaagtgaagtctctcctgctccgaagctgtaaggCGGAGGAcaaaaggcttcaaaacaatagggtgcatattgagaatggaactttcaaGAGATAGTTCAGTAAgaatgcaaaatggccctgactagcccaggggcaaagtctagacAAGATGGggagctccagcactgaaacaattctgcagtggactgggtctatctgcttcgtcatgcaccaactttcaaaaacatttcttttgagGGCACAAGCTCTTTTGGGGAGGGAGACCTAGCatttagaatagtcttaattacgctggctggaagaccagcatgATTTAATTGGTCCCTTTGAGGGACCGAACGTCCATTCTCCGTGTGTCCCAGATTCATAATTCATATGCCCTGgtatgtaaatcgccctgagggagagaaacctggtgcgctagctaacTAGCGACGCGAGCACAGGCCCCCCTGGCAATTAATATATCAGACTGCCATaatgttgtccacccgcactaggacatgatAGCCTCTCATCTGCTGGGGGAAGTgcttagggccagaaatagagccctTATTTAGAAGAAATTGATGTGCCGCATTAGAAGAAGGCCTcttcagctcccttgggctggacggtcatctaagacctcACCCCAGCCTGTGAGGTAAGCGTCTGTGgttagcatctgcgatgacaggacaaacttagagtgggactcagaaaccggggtctgaaacacacaggaagggtacgaagcacctgtcgcgtaacccttattggggattggccctagagtaaaatccccagtcttagccacaactgaaatgctctcatgtgcagaagatctctaaaagtgatggtcactttctggtctagcttgatttccttaagGGTGTTGAGGATGGATTTGACTTTTGGGTTTCAATcctagaaacaaagatgagctaggacaacatgctgatgtcgaagcgctagctactgagactgggtcagccagtcatctatgtaattcaaatacggatgccctggagtcgtaagagccagaactacatccatgcattttatatatgtgcgggtgagagagctaaacaaatggaaggacctgatactggtaagtttcacccccgaaagcgaacctccggaacctcctgtgttgtggcaatatttttatatgaaagtcgatccttcaatcgattgtcacaaatcaattgCTTGATAagatttgagagcaatcactttgacagtcaacattttgaagttgtatttattcatttattttaagtagCGGTACAGCCCgcgaaatctaaaaattggacgcagccccccgttcctcttggaaccaagaaataccaactgtagtagcatgactcactgtctggtaggggaacatgttccatggccccattccccagcaacttcttTCAGCaaatgcgcactttccggtttcatggaagtggagacctcgccgttgaaacgcggagggcgatgaggaaactgaatcctgtagcctttatCTACAGTCCTTAACACCCAGagagatatgcctggcagtacTGTAGCTTTCACGCTGAAAGACCTGGTCCCCCAGGacttcttttttgaaaagaaagCAGCGCGGCAATCTGATTTTTTAGAAGCGGCCTGTGAAGGGCGACGAGctgtaccccagtccttacgggcGGGTGCCCGGCTACTAATGCTCTCCTTCTGCGCCTCTTGCCTGGTGAGAATCAAATCtggtcgaggctgggtggccgacagtctcaactcttgagcacggcatgggagaaatttcccaaaagcctgttcatataGCCTAGCCTCTCGAAACCTGGTGGCGACGGAATTAACAGCCTCGCCAAATAGGCCGGAGGGTgggacaggggcatcaaggaggagtgtttgatccttatccttgatgcctgtcagattTAGCCATAGGTGTCTCTCAGCGGACACCAAGGAGGCCATAGAACGGCCAATAGCACCTGCTGTTTGTTTAGTCGCGCGTAGGGACAAGTCAGTAGTCAGTAGTCAGGCGTAATTCTGTGAATGCTTCCTGATTCACAgtgccgctcgtgctcaaatcaTTTAGTAGATCagcctggtacgcctgcaaaatcgtcatggtgtgcaaggaagtaccggcctgacctgctgacATGCATAAGTGCACAATGTCGGTGAAGACAAAGaatctgagaaatgtttccggctcactcctattcataacctgcaggtgcgtctcatcagatgacgtcacccgaccgaggttatataagtacaattttggcgtgtttgatacacacatgcttcacaacagGCAAGATGACAAGATGTTACCATAGGGTTTCCACGTAGCCGTTGAATGGGGAACCTATTCTTTAGGAATTATTTCCTATGCGAAAAGTGTTTTAGGTTttagaagtagactaatgattatgaatgttttgggaaaaacagcaaggagactgactctggccattttaataattcatttataaatTGATGTCTTTGGTTTCAGCTGTAGTGAAGAAGGTAATCATGTGATCTTGCTATCATGTCATCTCCACAGCAGTAAATGTACCaataattcacatttcatacgaattacataatcttaaatttgttttcttttagtttacATAAAAGCAGACAATTCaatttctataagtatatatttttcacatctgTGAGGCAAAAGTATCCTTAGTTGTTGTACAGATATACGTACAACTATACAGAAGTTCACAGAATGGtgcaccctgtttactttcattattttacaaaatcataatatttagttgtcattgtgagtgcactttaataaaagtagagtcttataaaggctatgtatcctatatagttttattacacTGTGGCAAACCCACTTTTACTGAAGCACatccagagttttctggctatgcGTGTGTAACACATGagaaaatataaaggctcactgtgttaacatttacttttcttaaattcaatgcaaataagtttcaacattacatgcagttgagagtttacttgcaattgtacttttaaaatgtaaccttataagcatatttaactacttcagcagtgaatgataAATTTGGTCTGGCTTTAAGATAAAGtccttatttgatataattttattatttaattaactgttttattgtaaatatgattcttattctctatattctgaTATATATTCTCTATATAttcgagtatagtccttcagagcaagcattgtgtcagaagattctgtggaatctcttctcacctttcattcctgataggtgtgaatttatcaaactcTGTGcactgttggcaaatactgtaggagGTTTTTAGATGAATAAACACGACAGAGCGGACATCTCTGCCTAAATTTAATTTCCCTAGGAAaacataaaatagataaaaataataaaaatgcgcaactcactttcactttgcaaagggcagtgtttattgtttagtgtatacgttcagaaatttctttctgtatcttaccctcttgcttgagggtgtcaatgttGGCCTtttggacagcagtcaggtcggcagtctcacccatgattgcggttttgagtaatgaaccaggctgggagtttttaaaagcctcaggaatcttttgcaggtgtttagagttaattagttgattcagatgattaggttaataccTTGTTTaaagaaccttttcatgatatgcaaattttttgagataggaattttgggttttcatgagctgtatgccaaaatcatcaatattaaaacaataaaaggcttgaactacttcagttgtgtgtaatgaatctaaaatatatgaaagtctaatgtttatcagtacattacagaaaataatgaactttatcataATTGTTACAACCTGCTGGGGGGGcaggttgtttttgttgtgtatatatgtattgtCTCATGTGTGCAGGTCAGTCCCTTCCTGATTCCAGTCCAGGACTTGCAACTCTCCTCCTCGGCTCGTGTGATTGTCTCCGCCCCGATGACATCATCATTGGCCGACAGTATTTAACCACCCCAGAAGCCAGTGCTGGGGTGGCTTTTGACTGCTCAGCATATTCTTTGTCTGTTGTATTTGCTATTTCTGGTGGTTGATGTGTGGATTTTTGGTTCATTTATTTGGTCTATGGGTTTAGTCAGTCTGTAAAACTTAGTATCTTTTgtatgtaagtaaatgtctagTCTCTGTGTAAAGTGTTAgtgtttttatgtatatatttcttcttttttcaccGGTTGTAGGGgtgtggctgccatttttttgtTGGGTGtgggagggttttttttcttaactgttTATGGATAGGGAGTTAGGTTAgcaaattgtgttttatttctgttttcttttgtagGGAAGTTAGAGCTTTCCTTAATCAGTtcttctgtttgttgttttggccttggtcCACCCTGAAGTTCACACCGGTTATTTTGTATAGTACCTTTTTcaatatataattttcaatCCATTACGTGTGTTTCGTTTTTGAATTGAAACAGTACCACACTCCTTCTTTAGCTTACCATTATTCATTCACCTTTAATATCGCTGTGCggcccaaccctagactgggTCGTAAcataatatgcaaattttttgagaaggacctttatttaaagcgcataaacacaattaaaaaatattggtTTAAGTAaacatcatacatttttgtattttttgttgtacctcgtctttttttttattattcggAGCacaactactactaataatgcTGAATGTAGAAAACGCAGTCAACAAAATATCAttaaaggagagaagaaaattagggataaatacatatcagtatttacagtttgagctcgacacatTTATGaactctgtcgcttgctgtcaaaaggcgcctaagagagatacACATTTTCAGCTTCTGTAGACAAACAATACTTCAGATAGAGGTGCAAAAGGAATTCAAATTCTATCTGTGGTTTAGCATGTGGATTTGCATGTCTAGGTAAGTATCACTAGTAAGGTtggatgttgttgtttgttttttgaaggtATAAATCAGTCAGCTGgctacagttttattattaggCTGGTCCTAAGTTAACCAGTGTAGTTTGACATATAAAGTTACTTTTTACTAttctcttttttaataaatagtaagTTAATGTTACTTGATCTACAGttacttaagttttttttaatgtagtgttcagtgtttaacagtagttggagataaagtcagagaggccagattgaggtggtttggacatgttcagaggagagatggtgaatatatcggtagaaggatgctgaggttggaactgccaggcaggaggtctagaggaagaccaaagaggagatttatggatgcagtgcgagaggacataaagttagttggtgtgagagaagaggatgcagaggatagggttagatggaggcagatgatttgctgtggagacccctgaaagggaacagcccaaagacaaagaagaagaagaagtgtttAATAGTAGTTACCAGAACATGTAACTTTAGGGGCATCAGTTAATGAtattctataaaataaataacaatgtttGTTTATGGAATGGTTAACTTGGTAATTATATACACTTTGCTTTAAGTTTGTAAAAGCGTGCCACTTCAGAAACCTTCGAGGAGAACAATAGTCTCAACAAAGAAAATGCAGGAGAATGTTCCGGAGTCTCCTTCTGCACCCCATAATCAGTCAGCACCATCTCATAAGCAAGCTGAGTGGTGTTTAGGTAAAccccaaatgtaaataaaaaaaaaaaaaaaaatatatatatatatatatatatatatatatatatatatatatatatatatatatatatatataatactgtatattgtgaatTTATTTAGATCAGAACAGAAATCCTGTATTAGGGTCACAGAGGGCCtgaagcccatcccaggaggccATGGGCACAAGGCacggtacaccctagacagggtgttAAGCCattgcaggcacacacacacacacagaacgggcaatttgggaacgtcaattagcctaatctgcatgtctttggaatgtgtgagagaaccagagtacccggaggaaacccaccaagcacagggagaacatgcaaactcaatgcacacagagacgagaatcgagcctggccgggaattgaacccagaccctggaggtgcaaggctcaccactacaccaccgtgccgccctatttctattttattctacttttattttatttaacttgtaATATATGACATATGCAGACAACGTTTTGCTAATAATTAGTGTAATTTCAACAAGGCCGTACAGCAAGGCTTTTAATAAGGCATTACATCATTTCCTTCATGCTGTCTCTCAAATAAGAAAGGTGTGATCAGTTTCTAAAGTATAAAAGGACAAGAGCTGGCTGAGCCATGTCTTATTTAATGATCAACTTATACAATTATACTTTTACTTTAAACAGTAGAAAAATGCTATATTCATGAGCTTGACAGAGTTTAACCAGTCTGATCGCTGTGTGCATTTCACCTGTCCAGAGAGAACTGTATCTCCTGCAGTttatatcttactgtatgtgtgttcagctgctgtggttctgctaacagtgtgtggaaatctgctcgtcatcatctctgtttttcacttcaagcagcttcacacaccaaCTAACATGCTTGTGCTCTCTTTGGCTGTGTCGGATTTCCTTTCTGGAATTTTTGTAATGCCACCAATGTTTATCTGGACTATTGAGTCATGCTGGGTTTTTGGAAAAGATTTTTGTAGCATTTACTGGTTTACTAATAGTATATTTACAATATCAATATATACTATTGCTCTAATTGCTGTGGATCGGTATTTGGCTCTTTCAAACCCCTTTCTTTACATGAACAT belongs to Clarias gariepinus isolate MV-2021 ecotype Netherlands chromosome 2, CGAR_prim_01v2, whole genome shotgun sequence and includes:
- the LOC128541486 gene encoding trace amine-associated receptor 13c-like, whose translation is MNLTEFNQSDRCEHFSCPERSVSSAVYILLYVCSAAVVVLTVCGNLLVIISVFYFKQLHTPTNLLVLSLAVSDLLAGIFVMPPMLIWTIESCWIFGIFFCTIYWLISFTFTISTFTVAQIAVDRYLFLSKPFLYMNIVSLKITRVVIILNWCVVVGYSIAVPYFNGNFSGSVMCPGECFLYLNEVWSVIDLVYSFIFPLSVIIIFYTLVFVIAKKHATAIRELNNHTRPKTQKITSHSMKSERKAAKVLGILVFVFIMCLLPYFIYSLLGNVIELQRETFQKLLILVSLNSTINPVIYALFYPWFRRCIKIIISFQILQTDSALINVLL